ATAAAATAAGCATAAACAAAAATTTTTTCATAGCTTGGTATAATATCAATCAATTAAATTGGAAGTCAACTCCAGGTTTAAACTATCCTCATAAAAATCTTTTCATTCAGAGAATAAATTGAAATTATTAATTTGATAAATTTGCTTCGATTACAATAACATATCCTCTTGTAAAAAAAACAAAATAATCTAAAAATGAAAATGCTTTAAAAAACGGATAAATAAATTTATAGATAAAATAAGTTTTATTAAACCTCAACTCAGATGAAGATAAAGGAGATATTTTCCCTTTATGAGTAGAAATTTTTTTTGTTCCAAATCTGACATAGAAAAAATTCAAAATTAATTCAATAAATTCAGTAAAAAATTTTGAATAAGTGGAATATCTTTCTACCTTAATTCCATAATCTTGGAGAATTTTTTTTAATTCTTTTAGACTATATCCAGCTCTTACATGTCCATATATTTCATCCTTCAATCCGAACATTCTTTTCAATAAATTAATAATCGAGAATTTCTTTTTTAAGGGAACAGTTATAATCGATCTCCCTTTTTCTTTGATTATTCTTTTTATTTCTTTTATCAGCTCTTTATCATAGATAGTATGTTCCAAGAAATCAGGGACAAATATTAAATCAAAGGTTTTCTCTCTAAAAGGAAGATATCTCTCATCAATCTGAACAAGGGGATTTTTCACAAGCCTTTGGGTCTCGATAAGAAGACTGCGCTCTTTATCTGTATGAATCCATTTTCCGCCTCTTTCTGATAAAAAATAACTTAAAACTCCTGTTGTACATCCAACCTCCAGACATTTCAAATCAGTAAAATCACCAGAAAATTTTAAGATATTTTTCAACTTCAATTTTTTCTTTAGGGATTTTTTAAACAGATTCAGTTGCCATTCCATTTTTTAATCCTTAAGCATAATTCAGGGCATCCTCCTCATAATAAACTCAAAAAGGTATTCCTTTGGAACCCCCAATAATTTATCTCTCCAGAGTCTATCACATTTAGAACATATGGATATATCTTTGTATTCTTTATTCATTAACTTCTTCCTCAGATTGATTATCTTCTCATTGTTCCAGATGTTTCCAAGACTTTCCCATCTTGCATTTCCCAACTTATATTCTCCAAAAAAATCTTGAGTGCAAGGAAAGACAGAGCCATCCCAGAATACAATCAGAGCATTCCATGGAAATGGGCATGGTGAATAATTTTTATCTTTTTTGTTGATATGAAGATAACCTGCCCAGTTATGAATTTTTTTAGTTATAACCTCATCCAGAGGAAGCCCCTTAAAATTTTTAATGAGATTTTTTCTTTTTTCTTTAATCTCTTCTCTATCCATGTTAGGAAATTCAATCAATTCAATTACTGTGTAAGGATTTTTACTCCCTAACCCCTTTTTCATTTTCAAGAAATCTCTGATATTTTCAATAACCATGTCAAAATCTGCACCCACTCTAATCTTTTCATAAGTTTTTTTATCGTATCCATCGAATGAAAATGACAATCTGTCCAGACCCGATTTTATTATCTTGTATGATTTTTTTTTATCGAGAAGAGTGCCATTTGTATGAATTTTTGTAAAAAGTCTTTTAGATTTTGCATATTCAATCATATCAATTAGTTGCGGATGCAAAAAAGACTCTCCCCTGTGAATTAAACTTACATCAAAAGAAAATGGAGAGATTTCATCAACTATTTTTTTAAACAATTCCATATCCATGTAACCTTGATCTTCTAAAGGAAGGTCTTTATTCGGACACATCACGCATTTCAAATTACATGGAGATGCAAGTTCAATCCAGAATCTAATCGGAAAATAACGCAATGTATTTTTCTTTCTTTTATAACTAAAAAATATTTTTAAAAGAATGTAATAGTATTTTAAATTAAACATTTAGATTGGTTTTCCTCTTCAAATTAAATAAAATCTTAAGATTTATAACCTCAAATGTCAATTAAAAGGATTTAGTTAATCTGGCAATACAAGTTTTTGAGAATCCGGAATTGTTGTTGCATAAATGTCTTTTCCTAAATAAAGCAATGGGTTTATTTTTTTCAATATTATAATTCCATTTTCATTAAAAACTC
Above is a genomic segment from Acidobacteriota bacterium containing:
- a CDS encoding radical SAM protein, translating into MFNLKYYYILLKIFFSYKRKKNTLRYFPIRFWIELASPCNLKCVMCPNKDLPLEDQGYMDMELFKKIVDEISPFSFDVSLIHRGESFLHPQLIDMIEYAKSKRLFTKIHTNGTLLDKKKSYKIIKSGLDRLSFSFDGYDKKTYEKIRVGADFDMVIENIRDFLKMKKGLGSKNPYTVIELIEFPNMDREEIKEKRKNLIKNFKGLPLDEVITKKIHNWAGYLHINKKDKNYSPCPFPWNALIVFWDGSVFPCTQDFFGEYKLGNARWESLGNIWNNEKIINLRKKLMNKEYKDISICSKCDRLWRDKLLGVPKEYLFEFIMRRMP
- a CDS encoding class I SAM-dependent methyltransferase; translated protein: MEWQLNLFKKSLKKKLKLKNILKFSGDFTDLKCLEVGCTTGVLSYFLSERGGKWIHTDKERSLLIETQRLVKNPLVQIDERYLPFREKTFDLIFVPDFLEHTIYDKELIKEIKRIIKEKGRSIITVPLKKKFSIINLLKRMFGLKDEIYGHVRAGYSLKELKKILQDYGIKVERYSTYSKFFTEFIELILNFFYVRFGTKKISTHKGKISPLSSSELRFNKTYFIYKFIYPFFKAFSFLDYFVFFTRGYVIVIEANLSN